In Pseudoliparis swirei isolate HS2019 ecotype Mariana Trench chromosome 9, NWPU_hadal_v1, whole genome shotgun sequence, a genomic segment contains:
- the ctnnbip1 gene encoding beta-catenin-interacting protein 1 isoform X1 produces MCDWAAALHDPQQIATGAAGMNREEAPGKSPEDMYVQQKVRVLLMLKKMGSNLTPSEEAFLRNYAGVVHSQMSQLPQHNIDQGAEDVVMAFSRSEAEDRRQ; encoded by the exons ATGTGTGACTGGGCCGCTGCACTTCATGACCCGCAGCAAAT AGCCACAGGAGCAGCGGGGATGAACCGCGAGGAGGCCCCGGGGAAGTCTCCTGAAGACATGTACGTCCAACAGAAAGTGCGGGTCCTGCTCATGCTCAAGAAAATGGGATCAAAT CTTACGCCCAGTGAAGAGGCTTTTCTCCGGAATTACGCAGGTGTGGTCCACAGTCAGATGAGCCAGCTACCACAGCACAACATAGACCAGG GTGCGGAGGACGTGGTGATGGCGTTCTCGCGGTCAGAGGCGGAGGACCGGCGACAGTGA
- the ctnnbip1 gene encoding beta-catenin-interacting protein 1 isoform X2: MNREEAPGKSPEDMYVQQKVRVLLMLKKMGSNLTPSEEAFLRNYAGVVHSQMSQLPQHNIDQGAEDVVMAFSRSEAEDRRQ, translated from the exons ATGAACCGCGAGGAGGCCCCGGGGAAGTCTCCTGAAGACATGTACGTCCAACAGAAAGTGCGGGTCCTGCTCATGCTCAAGAAAATGGGATCAAAT CTTACGCCCAGTGAAGAGGCTTTTCTCCGGAATTACGCAGGTGTGGTCCACAGTCAGATGAGCCAGCTACCACAGCACAACATAGACCAGG GTGCGGAGGACGTGGTGATGGCGTTCTCGCGGTCAGAGGCGGAGGACCGGCGACAGTGA